One region of Enterobacter ludwigii genomic DNA includes:
- the pyrE gene encoding orotate phosphoribosyltransferase: protein MKSYQRQFIEFALNKQVLKFGEFTLKSGRKSPYFFNAGLFNTGRDLALLGRFYAEALVDSGIDFDLLFGPAYKGIPIATTTAVALAEHHDRDVPYCFNRKEAKTHGEGGNLVGSALQGRVMLVDDVITAGTAIRESMEIIQANGATLAGVLISLDRQERGRGEISAIQEVERDYNCKVTSIITLKDLIAYLEEKPEMADHLAAVRAYREEFGV, encoded by the coding sequence ATGAAATCGTATCAGCGCCAGTTTATTGAGTTTGCGCTTAACAAGCAGGTACTTAAGTTTGGCGAATTTACGCTGAAATCCGGGCGTAAGAGCCCCTATTTCTTCAACGCCGGGCTGTTTAATACCGGGCGCGATCTGGCATTGTTAGGCCGTTTCTATGCCGAAGCGCTGGTGGATTCCGGGATTGATTTTGACCTGCTGTTTGGCCCGGCCTATAAAGGCATTCCGATTGCGACCACCACAGCGGTGGCGCTGGCAGAACATCACGACCGCGACGTGCCATACTGCTTTAACCGCAAAGAGGCCAAAACCCACGGTGAAGGTGGAAATCTGGTCGGCAGCGCGTTGCAGGGCCGCGTCATGCTGGTCGACGATGTAATCACTGCAGGCACAGCAATTCGTGAATCTATGGAAATTATCCAGGCCAATGGCGCGACGCTTGCAGGCGTGCTGATTTCTCTGGATCGTCAGGAACGTGGTCGCGGAGAGATCTCTGCCATTCAGGAGGTGGAGCGCGATTACAACTGTAAAGTGACGTCGATTATCACCCTGAAAGATCTGATTGCGTATCTGGAAGAGAAGCCTGAGATGGCGGACCATCTTGCAGCGGTACGCGCATATCGAGAAGAGTTTGGCGTGTAA
- the slmA gene encoding nucleoid occlusion factor SlmA — translation MAEKQTAKRNRREEILQSLALMLESSDGSQRITTAKLAASVGVSEAALYRHFPSKTRMFDSLIEFIEDSLITRINLILKDEKDTTARLRLIVLLVLGFGERNPGLTRILTGHALMFEQDRLQGRINQLFERIEAQLRQVLREKKMREGEGYNTDETLLASQILAFCEGMLSRFVRSEFKYRPTDDFDARWPLVATQLQ, via the coding sequence ATGGCAGAAAAACAAACCGCGAAAAGGAATCGTCGCGAAGAAATACTTCAATCTCTGGCTCTGATGCTTGAATCCAGCGATGGCAGTCAACGCATCACCACCGCGAAACTGGCCGCTTCTGTAGGCGTGTCTGAGGCGGCGCTGTATCGTCATTTTCCCAGCAAAACCCGGATGTTCGACAGCCTGATCGAGTTTATCGAAGACAGCCTGATCACGCGCATCAACCTGATTCTGAAAGACGAAAAAGACACCACCGCGCGTCTGCGTCTGATTGTGCTGTTAGTCCTTGGCTTTGGTGAACGCAATCCGGGCTTAACCCGTATCCTGACCGGTCATGCCCTGATGTTTGAGCAGGACAGACTGCAGGGCCGCATTAACCAGCTTTTCGAGCGCATTGAAGCGCAACTGCGCCAGGTTCTGCGTGAGAAGAAAATGCGTGAAGGGGAAGGTTACAACACTGATGAGACGCTGCTGGCAAGCCAGATTCTGGCGTTTTGCGAAGGGATGCTCTCCCGCTTTGTGCGTAGCGAATTCAAATACCGTCCAACGGACGATTTTGACGCCCGCTGGCCGTTAGTGGCTACCCAATTGCAGTAA
- the dut gene encoding dUTP diphosphatase has protein sequence MMKKIDVKILDPRVGEQFPLPTYATSGSAGLDLRACLDDAVELAPGATTLIPTGLAIHIADPSLAAVILPRSGLGHKHGVVLGNLVGLIDSDYLGQLMVSVWNRGQDSFTIEPGERIAQMVFVPVVQAEFNLVEDFDATDRGEGGFGHSGRK, from the coding sequence ATGATGAAAAAAATCGACGTTAAGATTCTGGACCCGCGTGTTGGCGAGCAATTTCCGCTGCCAACCTATGCCACCTCCGGCTCTGCCGGACTTGACCTGCGAGCCTGTCTCGATGACGCCGTAGAACTGGCTCCGGGTGCCACTACTCTGATCCCGACGGGTCTGGCGATCCACATTGCTGACCCATCACTCGCCGCAGTGATCCTGCCACGTTCTGGCCTGGGCCATAAGCATGGCGTTGTGCTGGGTAACCTGGTTGGCCTGATCGACTCCGACTACCTGGGTCAGCTGATGGTCTCCGTCTGGAACCGTGGTCAGGACAGCTTCACCATTGAACCTGGCGAGCGTATTGCGCAGATGGTCTTCGTACCGGTGGTACAGGCAGAATTTAACCTGGTGGAAGACTTTGACGCCACCGACCGTGGCGAAGGCGGCTTCGGCCATTCCGGGCGTAAATAA
- the coaBC gene encoding bifunctional phosphopantothenoylcysteine decarboxylase/phosphopantothenate--cysteine ligase CoaBC, whose product MSLAGKKIVLGVSGGIAAYKAPELVRRLRERGADVRVAITEGGKAFITPLSLQAVSGYPVSDSLLDPAAEAAMGHIELGKWADLVILAPATADLIARVAAGMANDLVSTICLATPAPVAVVPAMNQQMYRNAATQHNLETLAARGLLIWGPDSGSQACGDIGPGRMLDPLTIVDMAAAHFSPVNDLQHLNIMITAGPTREPLDPVRYITNHSSGKMGFAIAAAAAKRGANVTLVSGPVSLPTPPFVQRIDVTTALEMEAAVQAHAQNQQIFIGCAAVADYRAETIAEAKIKKQGDELTIKMVKNPDIVAGVAALKSHRPYVVGFAAETNNVEEYARQKRTRKNLDLICANDVSLATQGFNSDSNALHLFWQDGDKVLPLERKELLGQQLLDEIVTRYDEKNRR is encoded by the coding sequence ATGAGCCTGGCCGGTAAAAAAATCGTTCTTGGCGTGAGCGGCGGTATTGCTGCTTATAAAGCGCCGGAACTGGTGCGTCGTCTGCGTGAGCGTGGAGCCGATGTGCGGGTCGCGATCACCGAAGGCGGTAAAGCCTTTATCACTCCATTGAGCCTGCAGGCCGTTTCAGGATACCCGGTATCTGACAGCCTGCTTGATCCGGCAGCCGAAGCTGCGATGGGCCATATTGAGCTTGGGAAATGGGCTGACCTGGTTATTCTTGCCCCTGCCACGGCAGATTTAATCGCTCGTGTGGCGGCCGGCATGGCAAATGACCTGGTCTCAACCATTTGCCTGGCCACGCCTGCCCCCGTCGCCGTCGTACCCGCGATGAACCAGCAGATGTATCGCAATGCCGCCACCCAGCATAATCTGGAGACGCTGGCCGCTCGTGGCCTGTTAATTTGGGGACCGGATAGCGGCAGTCAGGCCTGTGGTGATATCGGCCCAGGACGTATGCTCGACCCGCTGACTATCGTTGATATGGCTGCAGCCCATTTTTCCCCTGTCAACGATCTGCAACATCTCAATATCATGATTACCGCGGGCCCAACGCGTGAACCGCTGGATCCGGTGCGTTACATCACTAACCACAGCTCCGGTAAAATGGGCTTTGCGATTGCGGCAGCGGCAGCAAAGCGCGGTGCAAACGTTACGCTTGTGAGCGGCCCGGTCTCATTACCTACACCGCCGTTTGTTCAGCGCATTGATGTGACTACCGCGCTGGAAATGGAAGCCGCAGTACAAGCACATGCGCAAAACCAACAGATTTTTATCGGCTGTGCGGCCGTCGCAGATTATCGCGCCGAGACCATCGCCGAGGCTAAAATCAAAAAGCAAGGTGATGAATTAACAATAAAAATGGTGAAAAACCCGGATATCGTTGCCGGTGTCGCCGCACTAAAAAGCCATCGACCTTACGTTGTTGGGTTTGCCGCAGAAACAAATAATGTGGAAGAATATGCCCGGCAAAAACGTACCCGCAAAAACCTCGATTTGATTTGCGCGAACGACGTATCGCTGGCCACGCAAGGATTTAACAGCGACAGCAACGCACTGCACCTTTTCTGGCAGGATGGAGATAAAGTCTTACCGCTTGAGCGCAAGGAACTCCTGGGCCAACAATTACTGGACGAGATCGTTACCCGTTATGATGAAAAAAATCGACGTTAA
- the radC gene encoding DNA repair protein RadC encodes MEEEDEQLLPREKLLRYGVTLLKDDELLALFLRTGTPGKTVFTLAKELIGHFGSLYGLLTADLAQFKHVEGIGVAKYAQLRGIAELARRFYNVRLEEEDPVLTPEGAREFLQSQLADAEREIFMVIFLDNRNRILKHSHLFSGTLSHVEVHPREIVREAIKVNAAGVILAHNHPSGCAQPSRADKEITERIIKCCQFMDIRVLDHLIIGRGEYISFAEHGWI; translated from the coding sequence ATGGAAGAAGAGGATGAGCAGTTGCTGCCGCGCGAAAAACTGCTGCGTTATGGAGTAACCCTGTTAAAAGACGATGAGCTCCTGGCGCTCTTTTTACGTACCGGCACGCCCGGAAAAACGGTATTTACGCTGGCAAAAGAGCTGATAGGGCATTTTGGTTCACTGTATGGCTTGTTGACTGCCGACCTGGCTCAGTTTAAGCACGTCGAGGGGATCGGCGTGGCGAAATATGCTCAATTGAGGGGCATTGCCGAGCTTGCACGGCGTTTTTACAATGTCCGTCTGGAAGAAGAGGATCCAGTTCTGACCCCAGAAGGCGCGCGTGAATTCCTGCAAAGCCAGCTGGCGGATGCGGAGCGCGAGATCTTTATGGTGATCTTTCTCGACAACAGAAACCGGATACTGAAACATAGCCACCTCTTTTCGGGCACATTGAGCCACGTTGAGGTACATCCGCGTGAAATTGTGCGCGAAGCGATAAAAGTGAATGCAGCCGGCGTGATCCTCGCGCATAATCACCCCTCTGGCTGTGCACAACCGAGCAGAGCTGACAAAGAAATTACCGAACGCATTATCAAATGCTGTCAATTCATGGACATTCGTGTGCTGGACCATCTGATAATTGGCCGCGGAGAGTACATTTCTTTTGCAGAACATGGCTGGATTTAG
- the rpmB gene encoding 50S ribosomal protein L28 yields the protein MSRVCQVTGKRPVTGNNRSHALNATKRRFLPNLHSHRFWVESEKRFVTLRVSAKGMRVIDKKGIDTVLSELRARGEKY from the coding sequence ATGTCCCGAGTCTGCCAAGTTACTGGCAAGCGTCCGGTGACCGGTAACAACCGTTCCCACGCACTGAACGCGACTAAACGCCGTTTCCTGCCGAACCTGCACTCTCACCGTTTCTGGGTTGAGAGCGAGAAGCGTTTTGTCACCCTGCGTGTATCTGCTAAAGGTATGCGTGTAATTGATAAGAAAGGCATCGATACAGTTCTGTCTGAACTGCGTGCCCGTGGCGAAAAGTACTAA
- the rpmG gene encoding 50S ribosomal protein L33, whose translation MAKGIREKIKLVSSAGTGHFYTTTKNKRTKPEKLELKKFDPVVRQHVLYKEAKIK comes from the coding sequence ATGGCTAAAGGTATTCGCGAGAAAATCAAGCTGGTTTCTTCTGCTGGTACAGGTCACTTCTACACCACCACGAAGAACAAACGTACTAAGCCGGAAAAACTGGAACTGAAAAAATTCGATCCAGTTGTACGCCAGCACGTACTGTACAAAGAAGCTAAAATCAAATAA
- the mutM gene encoding bifunctional DNA-formamidopyrimidine glycosylase/DNA-(apurinic or apyrimidinic site) lyase, which translates to MPELPEVETSRRGIEPHLVGATILHAVVRNGRLRWPVSDEIHALSDKPILSVQRRAKYLLLELPDGWIIIHLGMSGSLRILTEELPAEKHDHVDLVMSNGKVLRYTDPRRFGAWLWTKELEGHSVLAHLGPEPLSDAFNAEYLKEKCAKKKSPIKPWLMDNKLVVGVGNIYASESLFAAGIHPDRLASSLSAQECELLVRVIKAVLLRSIEQGGTTLKDFLQSDGKPGYFAQELQVYGRKGEPCRVCGTPIIATKHAQRATFYCRQCQK; encoded by the coding sequence ATGCCAGAATTACCAGAGGTAGAGACTAGCCGCCGCGGTATTGAGCCGCATCTGGTCGGTGCGACTATTCTTCATGCGGTTGTCCGTAATGGGCGTCTTCGCTGGCCGGTTTCCGATGAGATCCATGCGTTAAGCGACAAACCGATCCTCAGCGTTCAGCGTCGCGCCAAGTATCTGCTGCTGGAGCTGCCCGACGGCTGGATTATTATCCATCTGGGGATGTCCGGGAGCCTGCGTATCCTCACTGAAGAACTGCCAGCGGAAAAGCACGACCACGTCGATCTGGTCATGAGTAACGGCAAAGTGCTGCGTTACACCGACCCAAGACGCTTTGGCGCATGGTTGTGGACTAAAGAACTTGAAGGTCACAGCGTGCTGGCGCATTTGGGGCCAGAGCCGCTCTCAGACGCGTTTAATGCGGAATACCTGAAAGAGAAGTGTGCAAAGAAAAAAAGCCCGATTAAGCCATGGCTGATGGATAACAAGCTGGTGGTCGGCGTGGGGAATATCTATGCCAGTGAATCACTGTTTGCTGCCGGGATCCATCCCGATCGGCTGGCCTCTTCGCTGTCTGCGCAAGAGTGCGAGCTGCTGGTGAGGGTGATTAAAGCGGTGCTGCTGCGTTCCATTGAGCAGGGCGGAACAACGCTGAAGGATTTCCTGCAGAGTGACGGTAAGCCCGGTTATTTTGCTCAGGAGCTACAGGTATATGGCCGTAAAGGTGAACCATGCCGCGTGTGCGGAACGCCGATTATCGCAACGAAGCATGCCCAGCGCGCCACGTTTTATTGCCGTCAGTGCCAGAAATAG
- the coaD gene encoding pantetheine-phosphate adenylyltransferase, whose translation MSTKAIYPGTFDPITNGHLDIITRAASMFDKVILAIAASPSKKPMFDLPERVQLASDAISHLSNVEVVGFSDLMANFARTQQANILIRGLRAVADFEYEMQLAHMNRHLMPELESVFLMPSKEWSFISSTLVKEVARHHGDVTHFLPVNVHQALMEKLK comes from the coding sequence ATGAGCACAAAAGCGATTTATCCGGGTACCTTCGATCCCATCACTAACGGTCATCTTGATATTATCACCCGTGCGGCGAGTATGTTTGACAAGGTGATTCTGGCGATAGCCGCCAGCCCCAGTAAGAAACCGATGTTCGATCTGCCCGAGCGCGTACAGCTCGCCAGCGATGCGATCTCACATCTGTCGAACGTTGAGGTGGTGGGCTTCAGTGACCTGATGGCTAATTTCGCCCGCACCCAGCAGGCTAATATCCTGATCCGCGGCTTACGCGCAGTGGCAGATTTTGAGTACGAGATGCAATTGGCGCACATGAACCGCCACCTGATGCCAGAGCTGGAGAGCGTGTTTCTGATGCCTTCCAAAGAGTGGTCATTTATCTCTTCCACGCTGGTGAAAGAAGTTGCACGGCATCACGGCGATGTGACCCATTTCCTGCCGGTTAACGTCCATCAGGCGTTGATGGAAAAGTTAAAGTAG
- a CDS encoding glycosyltransferase family 2 protein, with product MSQRLSVVMIAKNAADLLPDCLASVAWADEIVVLDSGSTDNTVDVVRAAGAKVFIDTDWQGYGIQRQRAQGHATGDYVLMLDTDERITPELQQAIQSVLSAPQPGAVYSIARRNYFLGRFMRHSGWYPDRVMRLYERERYQYNDNLVHESLACDTAPVVALNGDLLHLTCRDFASFQRKQLNYATAWAQERHQRGKKATLTGIFTHTLGAFLKTLLLRGGVLDGKQGWLLAVVNAQYTFNKYTELWALSRGYSEKT from the coding sequence ATGTCTCAGCGTCTGTCGGTCGTGATGATCGCCAAAAACGCCGCCGACCTGCTTCCCGATTGCCTGGCCTCTGTCGCCTGGGCCGACGAAATTGTCGTGCTTGATTCCGGCAGCACGGACAACACGGTGGATGTTGTCCGTGCTGCGGGCGCAAAGGTCTTTATCGACACAGACTGGCAAGGCTATGGCATCCAGCGCCAGCGCGCGCAGGGACACGCCACTGGTGATTATGTCCTGATGCTCGATACCGACGAGCGCATCACGCCAGAACTCCAGCAGGCGATTCAGAGTGTGCTCTCTGCGCCGCAGCCAGGTGCGGTGTACAGCATCGCGCGTCGTAACTACTTTCTCGGCCGGTTTATGCGCCACAGCGGCTGGTATCCTGACCGCGTGATGCGCCTGTATGAGCGCGAGCGTTATCAGTACAACGATAACCTGGTGCATGAGTCCCTGGCCTGCGATACCGCCCCGGTAGTCGCCTTAAACGGTGATTTACTGCACCTGACCTGCCGCGATTTCGCCAGCTTCCAGCGTAAACAGCTCAACTATGCCACCGCATGGGCGCAGGAACGTCATCAGCGCGGCAAGAAGGCCACGTTGACCGGTATCTTCACCCACACGCTGGGCGCGTTTCTGAAAACGCTGCTGCTACGTGGCGGCGTTCTGGATGGTAAACAGGGCTGGTTACTGGCGGTGGTGAATGCCCAGTATACTTTCAACAAATACACCGAGCTGTGGGCGCTTAGCCGCGGCTACTCAGAGAAAACGTGA